A portion of the Mustela erminea isolate mMusErm1 chromosome 19, mMusErm1.Pri, whole genome shotgun sequence genome contains these proteins:
- the EXOC3L1 gene encoding exocyst complex component 3-like protein isoform X4 → MDSATKDEMQPSLPPGPEWPEQERAEQLARGAALKWASGIFYRPEQLARLGQYRSREVQRTCSLEARIKSVVQSYLEGVKTGVWQLAQASEAVQGAREALGQAHGLLQGMAETTQTLKPLREQVAQHKQLRVLSQLLPRLWAVPAAVAHTQTLIDAQRLLEAYVCLRELEQLQEETWAPLEGLELPVFEGLGPLAEALGRAVETVAGAAGQLAREDPALLVAAVRVAEVDAGYMASLELAPRDWRQRCLQALQEGLERTHFGTPLLPEPGALAGWLEALRVALPAELALAEALVAPCCPPHYKVVQLWAHTLHSGLRRCLQQLLEGPGLGAADAFTLLHWALHVYLGPEMMGSLELGPEADVSQLEPLLTLENIEQLEATFVAQTQANVTQWLQRALDGEVAEWNREQEPGTDSSGFYHSPMPAIVLQILEENIRVTSLVSESLQQRVHGMALSELGTFLRSFSDALIRFSRDHTSGEATAPHYVPYLLATLNHQSALSSSVSGLQPEGAASGALAPVGTALDELQRRICRLVLEALLAELQPLFAALPSRRWLSSPELLDDVCERTARFCQEFRRVRDPAAQLLLAEAERMVVLQYLRALMQGRLVCRGAHERTQVAERLQHDAAQLRELFLGLGLEESVQCAPVLLALRDLLNLRDPMLLGLEVAGLRQKFPDVSEDHISALLDLRGDVSREQRLAALSSLQAGPQPSPSAGRRALFSLVPAPTPALSSCLPSGPCA, encoded by the exons ATGGACTCAGCAACCAAGGACGAAATGCAGCCCTCACTTCCCCCCG GGCCTGAGTGGCCAGAGCAGGAGAGGGCGGAGCAGCTTGCCCGAGGAGCAGCACTCAAATGGGCCTCGGGTATCTTCTACCGGCCGGAGCAGCTGGCCAGACTGGGCCAGTACCGCAGCCGTGAGGTTCAGCGTACCTGTTCCCTGGAAGCACGCATCAAG TCAGTGGTGCAGTCCTACCTGGAGGGCGTGAAGACTGGCGTGTGGCAGCTGGCCCAGGCTTCTGAGGCCGTGCAGGGAGCCCGTGAGGCCCTGGGCCAGGCCCATGGGTTGCTACAGGGTATGGCAGAGACCACGCAGACCCTGAAACCGCTGCGGGAACAGGTTGCACAGCACAAGCAGCTGCGGGTCCTGTCTCAGCTGCTGCCCCGGCTGTGGGCAG TGCCAGCTGCAGTGGCCCACACACAGACCCTGATTGATGCCCAGCGGCTCTTGGAAGCATATGTGTGTCTTCGGGAGCTGGAGCAGCTACAAGAAGAGACATGGGCCCCTCTGGAGGGCCTGGAGTTGCCAGTCTTTGAGGGGCTGGGCCCTCTGGCTGAGGCTCTTGGCCGGGCAGTGGAAACAGTTGCAGGGGCCGCAGGGCAGCTGGCAAGGGAGGACCCAGCCTTGCTGGTGGCCGCTGTGCGTGTGGCGGAGGTGGATGCTGGGTACATGGCCTCCCTAGAGCTGGCCCCCAGGGACTGGCGGCAGCGCTGTCTGCAGGCATTACAGGAGGGCCTGGAGCGGACCCACTTTGGGACACCTCTTCTTCCTGAGCCAGGGGCCCTGGCAGGGTGGCTGGAAGCCCTGCGGGTGGCTTTACCAGCCGAGTTGGCCTTAGCTGAAGCACTAGTAGCACCCTGCTGCCCACCACACTACAAAGTGGTCCAGCTATGGGCCCACACCCTGCACAGTGGACTGCGCCGCTGCCTGCAGCAACTCCTGGAAGGGCCCGGACTAGGAGCTGCTGATGCCTTCACCTTGCTGCACTGGGCACTGCATGTGTACCTGGG GCCAGAGATGATGGGGAGCCTAGAGTTGGGGCCTGAGGCTGATGTGTCTCAGCTGGAGCCCCTCCTGACCCTGGAGAACATTGAACAGCTGGAGGCAACATTTGTGGCCCAAACTCAG gccaATGTGACCCAGTGGCTGCAGAGGGCACTGGATGGGGAGGTAGCTGAGTGGAACCGAGAGCAGGAACCCGGCACAGACTCTTCTGGCTTCTACCACTCACCTATGCCGGCCATAGTGTTGCAG ATCCTGGAAGAGAACATTCGTGTGACCAGCCTGGTCAGCGAGTCACTGCAGCAGCGGGTGCATGGCATGGCACTATCAGAACTGGGCACATTCCTGAGGAG CTTTAGTGATGCTCTGATCCGATTCTCTCGAGACCACACCAGTGGGGAAGCAACAGCTCCTCATTATGTGCCCTACCTACTGGCCACCCTCAACCACCAGTCAGCACTCAG CTCCTCCGTGTCAGGCCTGCAGCCCGAAGGGGCGGCTTCGGGAGCGTTGGCTCCGGTGGGGACAGCGCTGGACGAGTTACAGAGGAGGATTTGCCGTCTGGTGTTGGAGGCGCTGCTGGCAGAGCTCCAA CCCCTGTTCGCGGCTCTGCCCTCACGCCGGTGGCTGTCGAGCCCAGAGCTACTGGACGATGTGTGCGAGCGGACAGCGCGCTTCTGCCAGGAGTTTAGGCGCGTGCGGGATCCTGCGGCCCAG CTGCTCCTGGCGGAGGCAGAACGTATGGTGGTACTGCAGTACCTACGTGCGCTGATGCAGGGCCGCCTAGTGTGCCGAGGAGCCCACGAGAGGACCCAGGTGGCCGAGCGCCTGCAGCACGACGCGGCCCAGCTTCGGGAGCTTTTCCTTGGTTTG GGCCTAGAGGAGAGTGTTCAGTGCGCACCAGTGCTCCTCGCTCTGCGGGATCTGTTGAACCTCCGCGACCCCATGCTGCTTGGCCTCGAGGTGGCGGGTCTACGACAAAAATTTCCCGACGTGAG CGAGGATCATATCTCTGCCCTCTTGGACCTGCGCGGGGACGTGTCGCGGGAGCAGCGCCTGGCCGCACTCAGCTCCTTGCAGGCCGGCCCGCAGCCCTCGCCCTCTGCCGGTCGCCGCGCACTCTTCAGCCTAGTCCCAGCACCTACCCCTGCGCTGTCCTCTTGCCTTCCCTCGGGGCCCTGTGCCTGA
- the EXOC3L1 gene encoding exocyst complex component 3-like protein isoform X3 → MDSATKDEMQPSLPPGSSCPGPEWPEQERAEQLARGAALKWASGIFYRPEQLARLGQYRSREVQRTCSLEARIKSVVQSYLEGVKTGVWQLAQASEAVQGAREALGQAHGLLQGMAETTQTLKPLREQVAQHKQLRVLSQLLPRLWAVPAAVAHTQTLIDAQRLLEAYVCLRELEQLQEETWAPLEGLELPVFEGLGPLAEALGRAVETVAGAAGQLAREDPALLVAAVRVAEVDAGYMASLELAPRDWRQRCLQALQEGLERTHFGTPLLPEPGALAGWLEALRVALPAELALAEALVAPCCPPHYKVVQLWAHTLHSGLRRCLQQLLEGPGLGAADAFTLLHWALHVYLGPEMMGSLELGPEADVSQLEPLLTLENIEQLEATFVAQTQANVTQWLQRALDGEVAEWNREQEPGTDSSGFYHSPMPAIVLQILEENIRVTSLVSESLQQRVHGMALSELGTFLRSFSDALIRFSRDHTSGEATAPHYVPYLLATLNHQSALSSSVSGLQPEGAASGALAPVGTALDELQRRICRLVLEALLAELQPLFAALPSRRWLSSPELLDDVCERTARFCQEFRRVRDPAAQLLLAEAERMVVLQYLRALMQGRLVCRGAHERTQVAERLQHDAAQLRELFLGLGLEESVQCAPVLLALRDLLNLRDPMLLGLEVAGLRQKFPDVSEDHISALLDLRGDVSREQRLAALSSLQAGPQPSPSAGRRALFSLVPAPTPALSSCLPSGPCA, encoded by the exons ATGGACTCAGCAACCAAGGACGAAATGCAGCCCTCACTTCCCCCCG GCTCTTCCTGCCCAGGGCCTGAGTGGCCAGAGCAGGAGAGGGCGGAGCAGCTTGCCCGAGGAGCAGCACTCAAATGGGCCTCGGGTATCTTCTACCGGCCGGAGCAGCTGGCCAGACTGGGCCAGTACCGCAGCCGTGAGGTTCAGCGTACCTGTTCCCTGGAAGCACGCATCAAG TCAGTGGTGCAGTCCTACCTGGAGGGCGTGAAGACTGGCGTGTGGCAGCTGGCCCAGGCTTCTGAGGCCGTGCAGGGAGCCCGTGAGGCCCTGGGCCAGGCCCATGGGTTGCTACAGGGTATGGCAGAGACCACGCAGACCCTGAAACCGCTGCGGGAACAGGTTGCACAGCACAAGCAGCTGCGGGTCCTGTCTCAGCTGCTGCCCCGGCTGTGGGCAG TGCCAGCTGCAGTGGCCCACACACAGACCCTGATTGATGCCCAGCGGCTCTTGGAAGCATATGTGTGTCTTCGGGAGCTGGAGCAGCTACAAGAAGAGACATGGGCCCCTCTGGAGGGCCTGGAGTTGCCAGTCTTTGAGGGGCTGGGCCCTCTGGCTGAGGCTCTTGGCCGGGCAGTGGAAACAGTTGCAGGGGCCGCAGGGCAGCTGGCAAGGGAGGACCCAGCCTTGCTGGTGGCCGCTGTGCGTGTGGCGGAGGTGGATGCTGGGTACATGGCCTCCCTAGAGCTGGCCCCCAGGGACTGGCGGCAGCGCTGTCTGCAGGCATTACAGGAGGGCCTGGAGCGGACCCACTTTGGGACACCTCTTCTTCCTGAGCCAGGGGCCCTGGCAGGGTGGCTGGAAGCCCTGCGGGTGGCTTTACCAGCCGAGTTGGCCTTAGCTGAAGCACTAGTAGCACCCTGCTGCCCACCACACTACAAAGTGGTCCAGCTATGGGCCCACACCCTGCACAGTGGACTGCGCCGCTGCCTGCAGCAACTCCTGGAAGGGCCCGGACTAGGAGCTGCTGATGCCTTCACCTTGCTGCACTGGGCACTGCATGTGTACCTGGG GCCAGAGATGATGGGGAGCCTAGAGTTGGGGCCTGAGGCTGATGTGTCTCAGCTGGAGCCCCTCCTGACCCTGGAGAACATTGAACAGCTGGAGGCAACATTTGTGGCCCAAACTCAG gccaATGTGACCCAGTGGCTGCAGAGGGCACTGGATGGGGAGGTAGCTGAGTGGAACCGAGAGCAGGAACCCGGCACAGACTCTTCTGGCTTCTACCACTCACCTATGCCGGCCATAGTGTTGCAG ATCCTGGAAGAGAACATTCGTGTGACCAGCCTGGTCAGCGAGTCACTGCAGCAGCGGGTGCATGGCATGGCACTATCAGAACTGGGCACATTCCTGAGGAG CTTTAGTGATGCTCTGATCCGATTCTCTCGAGACCACACCAGTGGGGAAGCAACAGCTCCTCATTATGTGCCCTACCTACTGGCCACCCTCAACCACCAGTCAGCACTCAG CTCCTCCGTGTCAGGCCTGCAGCCCGAAGGGGCGGCTTCGGGAGCGTTGGCTCCGGTGGGGACAGCGCTGGACGAGTTACAGAGGAGGATTTGCCGTCTGGTGTTGGAGGCGCTGCTGGCAGAGCTCCAA CCCCTGTTCGCGGCTCTGCCCTCACGCCGGTGGCTGTCGAGCCCAGAGCTACTGGACGATGTGTGCGAGCGGACAGCGCGCTTCTGCCAGGAGTTTAGGCGCGTGCGGGATCCTGCGGCCCAG CTGCTCCTGGCGGAGGCAGAACGTATGGTGGTACTGCAGTACCTACGTGCGCTGATGCAGGGCCGCCTAGTGTGCCGAGGAGCCCACGAGAGGACCCAGGTGGCCGAGCGCCTGCAGCACGACGCGGCCCAGCTTCGGGAGCTTTTCCTTGGTTTG GGCCTAGAGGAGAGTGTTCAGTGCGCACCAGTGCTCCTCGCTCTGCGGGATCTGTTGAACCTCCGCGACCCCATGCTGCTTGGCCTCGAGGTGGCGGGTCTACGACAAAAATTTCCCGACGTGAG CGAGGATCATATCTCTGCCCTCTTGGACCTGCGCGGGGACGTGTCGCGGGAGCAGCGCCTGGCCGCACTCAGCTCCTTGCAGGCCGGCCCGCAGCCCTCGCCCTCTGCCGGTCGCCGCGCACTCTTCAGCCTAGTCCCAGCACCTACCCCTGCGCTGTCCTCTTGCCTTCCCTCGGGGCCCTGTGCCTGA
- the EXOC3L1 gene encoding exocyst complex component 3-like protein isoform X1, translating to MDSATKDEMQPSLPPGSSCPGPEWPEQERAEQLARGAALKWASGIFYRPEQLARLGQYRSREVQRTCSLEARIKSVVQSYLEGVKTGVWQLAQASEAVQGAREALGQAHGLLQGMAETTQTLKPLREQVAQHKQLRVLSQLLPRLWAVPAAVAHTQTLIDAQRLLEAYVCLRELEQLQEETWAPLEGLELPVFEGLGPLAEALGRAVETVAGAAGQLAREDPALLVAAVRVAEVDAGYMASLELAPRDWRQRCLQALQEGLERTHFGTPLLPEPGALAGWLEALRVALPAELALAEALVAPCCPPHYKVVQLWAHTLHSGLRRCLQQLLEGPGLGAADAFTLLHWALHVYLGPEMMGSLELGPEADVSQLEPLLTLENIEQLEATFVAQTQANVTQWLQRALDGEVAEWNREQEPGTDSSGFYHSPMPAIVLQILEENIRVTSLVSESLQQRVHGMALSELGTFLRRSAKALTHIQPLALLLGQPKGDLSELDTLGGKGIFKTGSWVSLSFSDALIRFSRDHTSGEATAPHYVPYLLATLNHQSALSSSVSGLQPEGAASGALAPVGTALDELQRRICRLVLEALLAELQPLFAALPSRRWLSSPELLDDVCERTARFCQEFRRVRDPAAQLLLAEAERMVVLQYLRALMQGRLVCRGAHERTQVAERLQHDAAQLRELFLGLGLEESVQCAPVLLALRDLLNLRDPMLLGLEVAGLRQKFPDVSEDHISALLDLRGDVSREQRLAALSSLQAGPQPSPSAGRRALFSLVPAPTPALSSCLPSGPCA from the exons ATGGACTCAGCAACCAAGGACGAAATGCAGCCCTCACTTCCCCCCG GCTCTTCCTGCCCAGGGCCTGAGTGGCCAGAGCAGGAGAGGGCGGAGCAGCTTGCCCGAGGAGCAGCACTCAAATGGGCCTCGGGTATCTTCTACCGGCCGGAGCAGCTGGCCAGACTGGGCCAGTACCGCAGCCGTGAGGTTCAGCGTACCTGTTCCCTGGAAGCACGCATCAAG TCAGTGGTGCAGTCCTACCTGGAGGGCGTGAAGACTGGCGTGTGGCAGCTGGCCCAGGCTTCTGAGGCCGTGCAGGGAGCCCGTGAGGCCCTGGGCCAGGCCCATGGGTTGCTACAGGGTATGGCAGAGACCACGCAGACCCTGAAACCGCTGCGGGAACAGGTTGCACAGCACAAGCAGCTGCGGGTCCTGTCTCAGCTGCTGCCCCGGCTGTGGGCAG TGCCAGCTGCAGTGGCCCACACACAGACCCTGATTGATGCCCAGCGGCTCTTGGAAGCATATGTGTGTCTTCGGGAGCTGGAGCAGCTACAAGAAGAGACATGGGCCCCTCTGGAGGGCCTGGAGTTGCCAGTCTTTGAGGGGCTGGGCCCTCTGGCTGAGGCTCTTGGCCGGGCAGTGGAAACAGTTGCAGGGGCCGCAGGGCAGCTGGCAAGGGAGGACCCAGCCTTGCTGGTGGCCGCTGTGCGTGTGGCGGAGGTGGATGCTGGGTACATGGCCTCCCTAGAGCTGGCCCCCAGGGACTGGCGGCAGCGCTGTCTGCAGGCATTACAGGAGGGCCTGGAGCGGACCCACTTTGGGACACCTCTTCTTCCTGAGCCAGGGGCCCTGGCAGGGTGGCTGGAAGCCCTGCGGGTGGCTTTACCAGCCGAGTTGGCCTTAGCTGAAGCACTAGTAGCACCCTGCTGCCCACCACACTACAAAGTGGTCCAGCTATGGGCCCACACCCTGCACAGTGGACTGCGCCGCTGCCTGCAGCAACTCCTGGAAGGGCCCGGACTAGGAGCTGCTGATGCCTTCACCTTGCTGCACTGGGCACTGCATGTGTACCTGGG GCCAGAGATGATGGGGAGCCTAGAGTTGGGGCCTGAGGCTGATGTGTCTCAGCTGGAGCCCCTCCTGACCCTGGAGAACATTGAACAGCTGGAGGCAACATTTGTGGCCCAAACTCAG gccaATGTGACCCAGTGGCTGCAGAGGGCACTGGATGGGGAGGTAGCTGAGTGGAACCGAGAGCAGGAACCCGGCACAGACTCTTCTGGCTTCTACCACTCACCTATGCCGGCCATAGTGTTGCAG ATCCTGGAAGAGAACATTCGTGTGACCAGCCTGGTCAGCGAGTCACTGCAGCAGCGGGTGCATGGCATGGCACTATCAGAACTGGGCACATTCCTGAGGAGGTCTGCCAAGGCACTGACCCACATCCAACCCCTAGCCCTGCTCCTGGGGCAGCCCAAAGGGGATCTGAGTGAATTAGACACACTAGGAGGAAAGGGCATCTTCAAAACAGGCTCTTGGGTTTCTTTGAG CTTTAGTGATGCTCTGATCCGATTCTCTCGAGACCACACCAGTGGGGAAGCAACAGCTCCTCATTATGTGCCCTACCTACTGGCCACCCTCAACCACCAGTCAGCACTCAG CTCCTCCGTGTCAGGCCTGCAGCCCGAAGGGGCGGCTTCGGGAGCGTTGGCTCCGGTGGGGACAGCGCTGGACGAGTTACAGAGGAGGATTTGCCGTCTGGTGTTGGAGGCGCTGCTGGCAGAGCTCCAA CCCCTGTTCGCGGCTCTGCCCTCACGCCGGTGGCTGTCGAGCCCAGAGCTACTGGACGATGTGTGCGAGCGGACAGCGCGCTTCTGCCAGGAGTTTAGGCGCGTGCGGGATCCTGCGGCCCAG CTGCTCCTGGCGGAGGCAGAACGTATGGTGGTACTGCAGTACCTACGTGCGCTGATGCAGGGCCGCCTAGTGTGCCGAGGAGCCCACGAGAGGACCCAGGTGGCCGAGCGCCTGCAGCACGACGCGGCCCAGCTTCGGGAGCTTTTCCTTGGTTTG GGCCTAGAGGAGAGTGTTCAGTGCGCACCAGTGCTCCTCGCTCTGCGGGATCTGTTGAACCTCCGCGACCCCATGCTGCTTGGCCTCGAGGTGGCGGGTCTACGACAAAAATTTCCCGACGTGAG CGAGGATCATATCTCTGCCCTCTTGGACCTGCGCGGGGACGTGTCGCGGGAGCAGCGCCTGGCCGCACTCAGCTCCTTGCAGGCCGGCCCGCAGCCCTCGCCCTCTGCCGGTCGCCGCGCACTCTTCAGCCTAGTCCCAGCACCTACCCCTGCGCTGTCCTCTTGCCTTCCCTCGGGGCCCTGTGCCTGA
- the EXOC3L1 gene encoding exocyst complex component 3-like protein isoform X5 produces MDSATKDEMQPSLPPGSSCPGPEWPEQERAEQLARGAALKWASGIFYRPEQLARLGQYRSREVQRTCSLEARIKSVVQSYLEGVKTGVWQLAQASEAVQGAREALGQAHGLLQGMAETTQTLKPLREQVAQHKQLRVLSQLLPRLWAVPAAVAHTQTLIDAQRLLEAYVCLRELEQLQEETWAPLEGLELPVFEGLGPLAEALGRAVETVAGAAGQLAREDPALLVAAVRVAEVDAGYMASLELAPRDWRQRCLQALQEGLERTHFGTPLLPEPGALAGWLEALRVALPAELALAEALVAPCCPPHYKVVQLWAHTLHSGLRRCLQQLLEGPGLGAADAFTLLHWALHVYLGPEMMGSLELGPEADVSQLEPLLTLENIEQLEATFVAQTQANVTQWLQRALDGEVAEWNREQEPGTDSSGFYHSPMPAIVLQILEENIRVTSLVSESLQQRVHGMALSELGTFLRSSSVSGLQPEGAASGALAPVGTALDELQRRICRLVLEALLAELQPLFAALPSRRWLSSPELLDDVCERTARFCQEFRRVRDPAAQLLLAEAERMVVLQYLRALMQGRLVCRGAHERTQVAERLQHDAAQLRELFLGLGLEESVQCAPVLLALRDLLNLRDPMLLGLEVAGLRQKFPDVSEDHISALLDLRGDVSREQRLAALSSLQAGPQPSPSAGRRALFSLVPAPTPALSSCLPSGPCA; encoded by the exons ATGGACTCAGCAACCAAGGACGAAATGCAGCCCTCACTTCCCCCCG GCTCTTCCTGCCCAGGGCCTGAGTGGCCAGAGCAGGAGAGGGCGGAGCAGCTTGCCCGAGGAGCAGCACTCAAATGGGCCTCGGGTATCTTCTACCGGCCGGAGCAGCTGGCCAGACTGGGCCAGTACCGCAGCCGTGAGGTTCAGCGTACCTGTTCCCTGGAAGCACGCATCAAG TCAGTGGTGCAGTCCTACCTGGAGGGCGTGAAGACTGGCGTGTGGCAGCTGGCCCAGGCTTCTGAGGCCGTGCAGGGAGCCCGTGAGGCCCTGGGCCAGGCCCATGGGTTGCTACAGGGTATGGCAGAGACCACGCAGACCCTGAAACCGCTGCGGGAACAGGTTGCACAGCACAAGCAGCTGCGGGTCCTGTCTCAGCTGCTGCCCCGGCTGTGGGCAG TGCCAGCTGCAGTGGCCCACACACAGACCCTGATTGATGCCCAGCGGCTCTTGGAAGCATATGTGTGTCTTCGGGAGCTGGAGCAGCTACAAGAAGAGACATGGGCCCCTCTGGAGGGCCTGGAGTTGCCAGTCTTTGAGGGGCTGGGCCCTCTGGCTGAGGCTCTTGGCCGGGCAGTGGAAACAGTTGCAGGGGCCGCAGGGCAGCTGGCAAGGGAGGACCCAGCCTTGCTGGTGGCCGCTGTGCGTGTGGCGGAGGTGGATGCTGGGTACATGGCCTCCCTAGAGCTGGCCCCCAGGGACTGGCGGCAGCGCTGTCTGCAGGCATTACAGGAGGGCCTGGAGCGGACCCACTTTGGGACACCTCTTCTTCCTGAGCCAGGGGCCCTGGCAGGGTGGCTGGAAGCCCTGCGGGTGGCTTTACCAGCCGAGTTGGCCTTAGCTGAAGCACTAGTAGCACCCTGCTGCCCACCACACTACAAAGTGGTCCAGCTATGGGCCCACACCCTGCACAGTGGACTGCGCCGCTGCCTGCAGCAACTCCTGGAAGGGCCCGGACTAGGAGCTGCTGATGCCTTCACCTTGCTGCACTGGGCACTGCATGTGTACCTGGG GCCAGAGATGATGGGGAGCCTAGAGTTGGGGCCTGAGGCTGATGTGTCTCAGCTGGAGCCCCTCCTGACCCTGGAGAACATTGAACAGCTGGAGGCAACATTTGTGGCCCAAACTCAG gccaATGTGACCCAGTGGCTGCAGAGGGCACTGGATGGGGAGGTAGCTGAGTGGAACCGAGAGCAGGAACCCGGCACAGACTCTTCTGGCTTCTACCACTCACCTATGCCGGCCATAGTGTTGCAG ATCCTGGAAGAGAACATTCGTGTGACCAGCCTGGTCAGCGAGTCACTGCAGCAGCGGGTGCATGGCATGGCACTATCAGAACTGGGCACATTCCTGAGGAG CTCCTCCGTGTCAGGCCTGCAGCCCGAAGGGGCGGCTTCGGGAGCGTTGGCTCCGGTGGGGACAGCGCTGGACGAGTTACAGAGGAGGATTTGCCGTCTGGTGTTGGAGGCGCTGCTGGCAGAGCTCCAA CCCCTGTTCGCGGCTCTGCCCTCACGCCGGTGGCTGTCGAGCCCAGAGCTACTGGACGATGTGTGCGAGCGGACAGCGCGCTTCTGCCAGGAGTTTAGGCGCGTGCGGGATCCTGCGGCCCAG CTGCTCCTGGCGGAGGCAGAACGTATGGTGGTACTGCAGTACCTACGTGCGCTGATGCAGGGCCGCCTAGTGTGCCGAGGAGCCCACGAGAGGACCCAGGTGGCCGAGCGCCTGCAGCACGACGCGGCCCAGCTTCGGGAGCTTTTCCTTGGTTTG GGCCTAGAGGAGAGTGTTCAGTGCGCACCAGTGCTCCTCGCTCTGCGGGATCTGTTGAACCTCCGCGACCCCATGCTGCTTGGCCTCGAGGTGGCGGGTCTACGACAAAAATTTCCCGACGTGAG CGAGGATCATATCTCTGCCCTCTTGGACCTGCGCGGGGACGTGTCGCGGGAGCAGCGCCTGGCCGCACTCAGCTCCTTGCAGGCCGGCCCGCAGCCCTCGCCCTCTGCCGGTCGCCGCGCACTCTTCAGCCTAGTCCCAGCACCTACCCCTGCGCTGTCCTCTTGCCTTCCCTCGGGGCCCTGTGCCTGA